Proteins found in one Polymorphobacter fuscus genomic segment:
- the glcF gene encoding glycolate oxidase subunit GlcF, whose amino-acid sequence MQTDFTPEQRADPAMAASEGVIRKCVHCGFCTATCPTYLLLGDELDSPRGRIYLIKDMLENERVPSAEVVKHIDRCLSCLSCMTTCPSGVNYMHLVDHARAYINDHHQRRWTDRAVRGLLAWVLPSPGRFRLAVRAAALGRPLAPLLARFDALKPVAAMLALAPRSLAPPVPAQSTKAVATRGRVALLQGCAEPVLRPEFRAAAIRLLNRAGLDVVFAPGEQCCGALVHHMGREADALTAARRNVDAWTREIEEGGLIAIVVTTSGCGTTIKNYGFMLRDDADYADKAARVSALARDISEVLVDCDLPAGDARGLTVAYHPACSLQHGQKIVDAPKRLLARAGFTVRTPADAHLCCGSAGTYNILQPDIAGQLGDRKVANLARLDADVIATGNIGCATQIGQRTATPVVHTIELIDWATGGPVPIRLAGRFSTTDS is encoded by the coding sequence ATGCAGACAGATTTCACGCCCGAACAGCGCGCCGATCCGGCCATGGCCGCGTCCGAAGGCGTCATCCGCAAATGTGTCCATTGCGGCTTCTGCACCGCGACCTGCCCGACCTATCTGCTGCTCGGCGATGAACTCGACAGCCCGCGCGGGCGCATCTACCTGATCAAGGACATGCTCGAGAACGAGCGCGTGCCGAGCGCCGAAGTCGTCAAGCATATCGACCGCTGCCTGTCGTGCCTGTCGTGCATGACGACCTGCCCGTCGGGCGTGAACTACATGCATCTCGTCGATCACGCGCGTGCCTATATCAACGATCACCACCAGCGCCGCTGGACCGACCGGGCCGTGCGCGGTCTCCTCGCCTGGGTCCTGCCTTCGCCCGGCCGCTTCCGCCTCGCGGTCAGGGCGGCCGCGCTGGGTCGCCCGCTGGCGCCGCTTCTCGCCCGCTTCGACGCGTTGAAGCCGGTCGCCGCCATGCTCGCCCTCGCGCCCCGCAGCCTCGCACCGCCCGTCCCGGCCCAGTCCACAAAGGCCGTCGCTACCCGCGGCCGGGTCGCGCTGCTTCAGGGCTGCGCCGAGCCGGTCCTGCGCCCGGAGTTTCGCGCGGCGGCTATCCGCCTGCTCAACCGCGCCGGCCTCGATGTCGTGTTCGCGCCGGGCGAACAATGCTGCGGCGCGCTTGTCCACCACATGGGCCGCGAGGCCGACGCCCTTACCGCCGCCCGGCGCAACGTCGATGCCTGGACACGCGAAATCGAGGAAGGCGGACTGATAGCGATCGTCGTGACCACCTCCGGCTGCGGCACGACGATCAAGAATTACGGCTTCATGCTGCGCGATGACGCCGACTATGCCGACAAGGCCGCGCGCGTATCGGCGCTGGCGCGGGACATCAGCGAAGTGCTGGTCGATTGCGACCTGCCGGCGGGCGACGCGCGCGGGCTGACCGTCGCCTATCACCCCGCCTGCTCGCTGCAGCATGGCCAGAAGATCGTCGATGCCCCAAAGCGCCTGCTGGCCAGGGCCGGCTTCACCGTGCGGACACCCGCCGATGCCCATTTGTGCTGCGGCTCGGCCGGCACCTACAACATCCTGCAGCCCGACATCGCCGGCCAGCTCGGGGATCGCAAGGTGGCGAATCTGGCGCGCCTCGACGCCGATGTCATCGCAACCGGCAATATCGGCTGCGCGACGCAGATCGGCCAGCGCACGGCCACCCCGGTCGTCCACACCATCGAACTGATCGACTGGGCCACCGGCGGTCCCGTGCCGATCCGCCTCGCCGGCCGATTTTCCACCACCGACAGTTGA
- a CDS encoding FAD-binding protein, with protein MLRPAGIDDLCAILAAGGALRLRGGGSKDGIGAETPGATVVDMRGFAGIVDYDPPELVLTVGAATPLAAVQALVAGQGQMLAFDPFDHAAILGGAPGQATIGGVIAAGIAGPARLSRGAARDHLLGFTAVSGRGERFVAGAKVVKNVTGYDLPKLVTGSWGRLVALTELTLKVLPAPRAQQTWVTTGLDPSAAVAAMARALGAPAEVTAAAHLPRWNGAPATAIRLDGFPGSIAARAAMLGPVVAGLTPLDDTAAAALWLAVRTAAPLPAERPLWRIIVPASRAPGVVAAIPNADWLFDWAGGLVWLASDSDAAQVRQAAAAAGGHAMLVRASAAMRAAVPALHPQPAPLAQLESRVRRAFDPDGVFEIGRF; from the coding sequence ATGTTGCGCCCGGCCGGCATCGATGACCTGTGCGCTATCCTTGCCGCCGGCGGCGCGCTTCGCCTGCGCGGCGGCGGCAGCAAGGACGGGATCGGTGCGGAAACGCCCGGCGCCACGGTCGTCGACATGCGCGGCTTTGCCGGTATCGTCGATTATGACCCGCCCGAACTGGTGCTGACCGTCGGCGCCGCGACCCCGCTCGCCGCGGTGCAGGCGCTGGTCGCCGGCCAGGGCCAGATGCTCGCCTTCGATCCGTTCGATCATGCAGCGATCCTGGGTGGCGCGCCCGGCCAGGCAACGATCGGCGGCGTGATCGCGGCGGGTATCGCCGGCCCGGCGCGCCTCAGCCGCGGCGCGGCGCGCGACCATCTGCTCGGCTTTACTGCCGTTTCGGGGCGCGGCGAGCGCTTCGTTGCCGGCGCCAAGGTCGTCAAGAACGTGACCGGCTATGACCTTCCCAAACTCGTCACCGGCAGCTGGGGACGACTGGTGGCGCTGACCGAGCTGACCCTGAAAGTCCTGCCCGCACCGCGTGCGCAGCAGACCTGGGTCACGACCGGCCTCGATCCGTCGGCCGCCGTCGCCGCAATGGCGCGGGCGCTCGGCGCCCCGGCCGAGGTGACGGCTGCCGCGCACCTGCCGCGCTGGAATGGCGCGCCCGCAACGGCGATCCGGCTCGACGGCTTTCCCGGCTCGATCGCGGCGCGCGCGGCGATGCTCGGTCCGGTCGTGGCCGGGCTGACCCCGCTCGACGACACGGCGGCGGCGGCCCTTTGGCTGGCCGTCCGTACCGCCGCCCCGCTGCCCGCCGAACGCCCGCTGTGGCGCATCATTGTCCCCGCCAGCCGGGCACCCGGCGTTGTCGCTGCAATTCCGAATGCCGATTGGCTGTTCGACTGGGCCGGCGGTCTCGTGTGGCTGGCGAGCGACAGCGACGCGGCGCAGGTCCGCCAGGCGGCGGCCGCGGCGGGCGGCCATGCCATGCTGGTCCGTGCCAGTGCCGCAATGCGCGCCGCCGTGCCCGCCCTGCACCCGCAGCCGGCCCCGCTGGCGCAGCTGGAAAGCCGCGTGCGGCGCGCGTTCGACCCGGATGGCGTCTTCGAAATCGGGCGATTCTAG
- a CDS encoding alpha-L-rhamnosidase yields the protein MTLQVVDLRTEYSVDLLGTEVARPRLSWRIESDADDVLQTRYRLRAATSATALAAGDLLWDSGDIASSASFDLPYGGPALASMQRIWWSVEVADAAGNIARSAPAWFETGLLTAGDWHADWIEAEDGAAAADRAANLTWVWSETALDDRPHAFRIDFDAPADLVLAEVLIAGKDHLRGVWINGEASPLDWHFDWDTNLPFWGTLAPYAGTVRPGRNSVCALVEADTVGFFPVDGGAFAALVRLHRADGSIDRIVSGSDWRVEPSPAEGWTRAGVDTHDWAAAVPSTANVQNDPRPAEPAMLLRTDFTCDRPVVAARLYATALGAYDARINGCAVSDAILAPEMSVAADHVLYQTHDVTALIAVGANTLGAVVGDGWYASAFGWRIERYGFGPAPRRFRAQLRVDYADGSREWVTTGGDWRTAPSAITAAEIYDGETRDARLEQPGWDRPGFDASQWPLAKPGFAPGARLVAQTSPALKRTGTRLAATITEPLPGRYVLDFGQNFSGWVRITARGPAGTTITAKFAELLNPDGTADLSNLRLARATDRFVLAGNGDEVFEPSFTYHGFRYVEISGFPGVPTPATVEGIIVHSACRETGTMAFPDAPLLQTIWNNALWSQRSNFFSVPTDCPQRDERMGWMGDIQVFLDAAAFNMEVDPFIRRFLLEARAAQRGDGAYPIVVPQPQSFPDVVTAGWSEAGIILPWQLWQRYGDTAVIDENWAAMTRWMDFVQRRNPDHVWRHDRGLDLGDWLSVDAIQPDDETTPRALCATAYWAWCAQLMAEMAAATGRTEAARYAALHAAIRAAFITEFVAADGTAGNGSQTSQVLALHMGLVPDDMRAAAARLLAADIRRRGMKLSTGFLGTPYLLDVLADAGLHAEVSALLLQTGYPSWGYMPEQGATTMWERWNGDTGDLSMNSYNHYAFGAVVGFFYRRLAGIAPAAPGFPRIAARPLWYPAIGRVSARYESHVGTIEAATDGDAEGLTDFRLTIPANTMAEVELPDRGHWCLFGASIEADPRVRNLARAAGLVRFEIGSGTHDFALA from the coding sequence GTGACCCTCCAGGTCGTCGATCTTCGCACCGAATACAGCGTCGACCTGCTCGGCACCGAGGTCGCACGGCCACGGCTGTCGTGGCGGATCGAAAGCGACGCCGACGACGTGCTTCAGACGCGCTACCGGCTCCGCGCTGCGACAAGCGCGACGGCGCTGGCGGCCGGAGATCTGCTCTGGGACAGTGGCGACATCGCCTCCAGTGCGAGCTTTGACTTGCCCTATGGGGGGCCGGCGCTGGCGTCGATGCAGCGCATCTGGTGGTCGGTGGAAGTGGCGGATGCGGCCGGCAATATCGCCAGGTCGGCGCCGGCCTGGTTCGAGACGGGCCTGCTGACCGCCGGCGACTGGCACGCCGACTGGATCGAGGCCGAGGATGGCGCTGCCGCCGCCGATCGTGCCGCGAACCTTACCTGGGTGTGGAGCGAGACCGCGCTCGACGACCGGCCACACGCCTTCCGCATCGACTTCGACGCGCCCGCCGATCTTGTGCTGGCCGAAGTGCTGATTGCCGGCAAGGACCATCTGCGCGGGGTTTGGATCAACGGCGAGGCGTCGCCGCTCGACTGGCATTTTGACTGGGACACCAACCTGCCGTTCTGGGGAACGCTGGCGCCCTATGCCGGCACCGTCCGGCCCGGCCGCAACAGCGTCTGCGCGCTGGTCGAAGCCGATACCGTGGGATTCTTCCCGGTCGATGGCGGTGCCTTTGCAGCGCTCGTCCGGCTCCATCGCGCCGATGGCAGCATCGATCGCATCGTCAGCGGCAGCGACTGGCGGGTAGAGCCATCGCCCGCCGAAGGCTGGACCCGCGCCGGCGTCGACACCCACGACTGGGCCGCGGCTGTCCCCAGCACCGCCAATGTCCAGAATGATCCCCGCCCCGCCGAACCCGCGATGCTGCTGCGGACCGACTTCACCTGCGACAGGCCCGTCGTCGCGGCGCGGCTCTACGCCACCGCACTCGGCGCTTATGACGCCCGCATCAACGGGTGTGCCGTCTCCGACGCCATCCTCGCGCCCGAAATGAGCGTCGCGGCGGACCATGTCCTTTACCAGACCCATGATGTCACCGCGTTGATCGCGGTCGGCGCCAACACGCTTGGCGCCGTCGTCGGCGACGGCTGGTATGCCAGTGCCTTCGGCTGGCGGATCGAGCGCTATGGCTTCGGCCCCGCCCCGCGCCGCTTCCGCGCCCAGCTTCGGGTCGATTATGCCGATGGCAGCCGCGAATGGGTGACGACCGGCGGCGATTGGCGCACCGCTCCATCGGCCATCACCGCCGCCGAAATCTATGATGGCGAAACCCGCGACGCGCGGCTCGAACAGCCCGGCTGGGATCGCCCCGGCTTCGACGCTTCGCAATGGCCACTCGCGAAGCCCGGTTTCGCGCCTGGCGCACGCCTGGTCGCCCAGACTTCGCCTGCCCTGAAGCGCACCGGGACGCGGCTGGCAGCCACCATCACCGAGCCTTTGCCCGGCCGCTACGTCCTCGATTTTGGCCAGAATTTCTCCGGCTGGGTGCGAATCACGGCCCGCGGCCCGGCCGGCACGACGATCACAGCCAAATTCGCCGAACTGCTCAACCCCGATGGCACCGCCGACCTGTCGAACCTGCGCCTCGCCCGCGCCACCGATCGCTTCGTGCTGGCCGGCAACGGCGACGAGGTGTTCGAGCCAAGCTTCACCTACCACGGCTTTCGCTACGTCGAGATCAGCGGCTTTCCCGGCGTCCCGACACCCGCGACCGTCGAAGGCATCATCGTCCACAGCGCCTGTCGCGAAACCGGCACAATGGCCTTTCCCGACGCGCCGTTGCTCCAGACGATCTGGAACAACGCCCTTTGGAGCCAGCGCAGCAACTTCTTTTCCGTCCCTACCGACTGCCCGCAGCGCGACGAGCGCATGGGCTGGATGGGCGACATCCAGGTCTTCCTCGATGCCGCCGCCTTCAACATGGAAGTCGATCCCTTCATCCGGCGCTTCCTGCTCGAAGCCCGGGCAGCGCAGCGCGGCGACGGCGCCTATCCGATCGTGGTGCCGCAGCCGCAATCCTTCCCCGATGTCGTCACCGCGGGGTGGAGCGAGGCCGGAATCATCCTGCCGTGGCAGCTCTGGCAGCGCTACGGCGACACTGCGGTGATCGACGAAAACTGGGCGGCGATGACGCGCTGGATGGACTTTGTTCAGCGCCGCAACCCGGACCATGTCTGGCGCCACGATCGCGGCCTTGACCTGGGGGACTGGCTGTCGGTCGATGCGATCCAGCCCGACGACGAAACCACCCCGCGCGCACTCTGCGCCACCGCCTATTGGGCATGGTGTGCGCAGCTGATGGCCGAGATGGCGGCCGCCACCGGACGCACCGAGGCTGCCCGCTATGCTGCGCTCCACGCCGCAATCCGTGCCGCCTTCATCACCGAATTCGTCGCCGCCGATGGTACCGCCGGCAATGGCAGCCAGACGAGCCAGGTGCTCGCGCTGCACATGGGTCTGGTGCCCGATGACATGCGCGCCGCCGCCGCGCGGTTGCTCGCCGCGGACATCCGCCGGCGCGGCATGAAGCTTTCGACCGGCTTTCTCGGCACCCCCTATCTTCTCGATGTTCTCGCCGATGCCGGCCTGCACGCCGAAGTCTCGGCGCTGCTGCTCCAGACCGGCTATCCGAGCTGGGGCTATATGCCCGAACAGGGCGCGACAACGATGTGGGAACGCTGGAACGGCGATACCGGCGACCTGTCGATGAACAGCTACAATCACTATGCCTTCGGCGCGGTCGTCGGCTTTTTCTACCGGCGGCTGGCAGGCATTGCGCCGGCGGCGCCGGGCTTTCCGCGCATCGCCGCGCGGCCGCTGTGGTACCCGGCGATCGGCCGTGTATCGGCGCGCTATGAATCGCATGTCGGCACGATCGAAGCCGCAACCGACGGCGATGCCGAAGGCCTCACCGACTTTCGTCTGACCATCCCGGCAAACACGATGGCCGAAGTCGAACTGCCGGATCGAGGCCATTGGTGCCTGTTCGGTGCGTCGATCGAAGCGGATCCGCGCGTCCGCAACCTTGCGCGCGCCGCCGGTCTCGTCCGCTTCGAAATCGGTTCGGGCACCCATGATTTCGCCCTGGCTTAG
- a CDS encoding glycoside hydrolase family 140 protein, translated as MKTSAILLATLAVVVALPAAAATPELAVAPNGRFLVAGDKPFFWLGDTGWLLLSRVDRAETETYLQTRKRQGFNVIQIMVLHTAKTTGRNGAPALVDGDPARPRTTPGDDPAKPDAYDYWDHLDWVATRAEQLGLYLALVPAWGDIATGKVLTTANAPAYGRFLAERYGRRPNIIWLNGGDTRSEVNTAVWDALGTTIKSIAPKQLMTFHPIGRTDSSWQWHDAPWLDFNMLQSGHRSYAQEGPNAKAEDNWRYIAEDWARLPVKPTIDGEPSYENIPHGLHEKAPQPFWRAADARRYAWWAVMAGAFGHNYGENNVMQFFLPGADTRNFEADIPWQQALAAPRAPGADQMQHVKALIESRPMLDRVPDQSLVTDNGTRYDRVLASRGKAYAYAYSYTGRPFTMRMGAIAGKDVRAAWFSPRDGTTTAIGTFPNSGVRRFDPPGETAPGNDWVLVLDDAARAPVQ; from the coding sequence ATGAAGACCAGTGCGATCCTCCTTGCTACCCTGGCTGTGGTGGTTGCGCTGCCCGCCGCGGCGGCGACCCCGGAACTTGCGGTCGCGCCGAACGGTCGGTTCCTCGTGGCCGGCGACAAGCCCTTCTTCTGGTTGGGCGACACCGGCTGGCTGCTGCTCAGCCGTGTCGACCGCGCGGAGACGGAAACCTATCTCCAGACGCGCAAGCGCCAAGGCTTCAATGTCATCCAGATCATGGTGCTCCACACCGCGAAAACGACCGGCCGCAATGGTGCACCGGCATTGGTCGACGGCGATCCGGCGCGGCCGCGCACGACGCCCGGCGATGACCCGGCAAAGCCCGACGCATATGATTACTGGGACCATCTCGACTGGGTTGCGACGCGCGCCGAGCAACTCGGCCTTTATCTTGCGCTGGTGCCCGCCTGGGGTGACATTGCCACAGGCAAGGTGCTGACCACCGCCAATGCCCCGGCCTATGGCCGCTTTCTGGCCGAACGCTATGGCAGGCGGCCCAACATCATCTGGCTGAACGGCGGCGACACGCGGTCCGAAGTCAATACCGCCGTCTGGGATGCGCTGGGCACGACGATCAAGTCGATCGCACCGAAGCAGCTGATGACTTTCCACCCGATCGGGCGGACCGACTCGTCGTGGCAATGGCACGATGCCCCTTGGCTCGACTTCAACATGCTGCAATCGGGGCACCGTTCCTATGCGCAGGAAGGGCCGAACGCCAAGGCCGAGGACAATTGGCGCTATATCGCCGAAGACTGGGCCCGGCTGCCGGTGAAGCCGACGATCGACGGGGAACCGAGCTACGAGAATATTCCCCATGGTCTGCACGAAAAGGCGCCGCAGCCATTCTGGCGCGCCGCCGACGCCCGCCGCTATGCCTGGTGGGCGGTGATGGCGGGTGCCTTCGGCCACAACTATGGCGAAAACAACGTCATGCAGTTCTTCCTGCCGGGCGCCGACACCCGCAATTTCGAAGCCGATATTCCCTGGCAGCAGGCGCTCGCGGCACCGCGCGCACCGGGCGCCGACCAGATGCAGCATGTGAAGGCGCTGATCGAATCGCGCCCGATGCTCGACCGCGTGCCCGACCAGTCGCTCGTCACCGACAATGGCACCCGCTACGATCGGGTGCTCGCCAGCCGCGGCAAGGCCTATGCCTATGCCTATAGCTATACGGGTCGGCCGTTCACGATGCGGATGGGCGCCATCGCCGGCAAGGATGTGCGCGCCGCCTGGTTTTCACCGCGCGACGGCACCACCACGGCGATCGGCACTTTCCCCAACAGCGGCGTGCGCCGCTTCGATCCGCCTGGCGAGACCGCGCCGGGCAATGACTGGGTGCTCGTTCTCGATGATGCCGCCCGCGCACCGGTGCAATAG
- a CDS encoding amidohydrolase family protein translates to MAGRPPFVDAHVHLWDLSLIRYPWLTPPFADSGPNGSVAAIARDYGLEDYRSDAAGWDVRGIVHVEAGADAADALTETAWLQGMADRDGMPNGIVAFAALESPDVEAVLAAHCAHRNVRGIRHIVNWHPDPRRSYTPSDITTSDAWMRGFGLLRNHGLSFDLQAYPGQFAHLAGLIARHPDIQVVLNHTGMVVPGDPDGWGEWRRGMAMLAALPHVAAKISGMGFAQRPWSHDFARRYVLETIDLFGIERAMFASDFPTDKLFGSFDAHLRAYDDITAAFSDDERRAMFAGNGNRLYRLGLTL, encoded by the coding sequence ATGGCCGGCCGCCCGCCCTTCGTCGACGCCCATGTCCATTTGTGGGACCTGTCGCTCATCCGCTATCCGTGGCTGACGCCGCCGTTTGCCGATTCCGGGCCGAACGGCAGCGTCGCAGCCATTGCGCGGGACTATGGGCTCGAGGACTATCGCAGCGATGCGGCGGGCTGGGACGTGCGCGGCATCGTCCATGTCGAAGCCGGCGCCGACGCTGCCGATGCGCTGACGGAAACCGCATGGCTGCAGGGCATGGCCGATCGCGACGGCATGCCGAACGGCATCGTCGCCTTCGCAGCGCTCGAAAGCCCCGATGTCGAAGCCGTGCTGGCAGCGCACTGCGCCCACCGCAACGTTCGCGGCATCCGGCATATCGTCAACTGGCATCCCGACCCACGGCGCAGCTACACGCCATCCGATATCACCACATCCGATGCCTGGATGCGTGGCTTCGGGTTGTTGCGGAACCACGGTCTCAGCTTCGATCTCCAAGCCTATCCGGGGCAATTCGCCCATCTGGCCGGCCTGATCGCACGGCACCCCGATATCCAGGTCGTCCTCAATCACACCGGCATGGTGGTTCCCGGCGATCCGGACGGCTGGGGCGAATGGCGTCGGGGCATGGCCATGCTGGCGGCGCTGCCCCATGTCGCCGCCAAGATTTCGGGCATGGGCTTCGCCCAGCGGCCCTGGTCGCACGATTTTGCCCGGCGCTATGTGCTGGAAACGATCGACCTGTTCGGCATCGAACGCGCCATGTTCGCCAGCGACTTCCCGACCGACAAGCTGTTCGGCAGTTTCGACGCGCATTTGCGCGCCTATGACGACATCACGGCGGCCTTCTCCGACGATGAGCGCCGCGCCATGTTCGCCGGCAACGGCAACCGGCTGTATCGCCTCGGCCTGACGTTGTGA
- a CDS encoding fumarylacetoacetate hydrolase family protein, which yields MKLCRHGAPGAEKPGVVDSDGRVRDLSAHIADIGPDALGPDSLARLAAIDPATLPLVAADVRYGPCVAGTRQFIAIGTNFADHAAESNLPVPDEPVVFQKWVSCIQGPNDPVTIPKDSRKTDWEVELGVVIGTAASYVSEADALDHVAGYCVVNDVSERHWQIERGLTWDKGKGFPTFGPVGPWMVTADEVGDPQALGMWLSVNGRKMQNGSSKTMIFTVAQIIAYCSQFMTLLPGDIITTGTPPGVGLGQKPEPWYLKAGDVVELGIEKLGQQRQTFVAWEAAR from the coding sequence ATGAAACTCTGCCGTCATGGCGCCCCCGGCGCCGAAAAGCCCGGTGTCGTCGACAGCGACGGCCGCGTCCGCGACCTGTCGGCCCATATCGCCGATATCGGCCCCGATGCGCTCGGCCCCGATAGCCTCGCCCGGCTGGCGGCGATCGACCCTGCGACATTGCCGCTGGTCGCCGCCGATGTCCGCTATGGCCCGTGCGTCGCCGGCACCCGCCAGTTCATCGCCATCGGCACCAATTTCGCCGATCACGCCGCCGAATCGAACCTGCCGGTGCCCGATGAGCCGGTGGTGTTCCAGAAATGGGTAAGCTGCATCCAGGGGCCCAATGACCCCGTCACCATCCCGAAGGATTCGCGCAAGACCGACTGGGAAGTCGAACTGGGCGTCGTCATCGGCACCGCGGCGTCCTATGTCTCCGAAGCCGATGCGCTCGATCATGTCGCCGGCTATTGCGTCGTCAACGACGTCTCCGAACGCCACTGGCAGATCGAGCGCGGACTGACCTGGGACAAGGGCAAGGGCTTCCCCACTTTCGGCCCGGTCGGGCCGTGGATGGTCACCGCCGACGAGGTCGGCGATCCGCAGGCGCTCGGCATGTGGCTGTCGGTCAACGGCCGCAAGATGCAGAACGGCAGCAGCAAGACGATGATCTTCACCGTCGCGCAGATCATCGCCTATTGCTCGCAGTTCATGACGCTGCTGCCTGGCGACATCATCACCACCGGAACACCGCCGGGCGTCGGGCTCGGCCAGAAGCCCGAGCCCTGGTATCTGAAAGCCGGCGACGTCGTCGAACTCGGCATTGAGAAACTTGGGCAGCAGCGCCAGACCTTCGTCGCCTGGGAAGCTGCACGATGA
- the rhmD gene encoding L-rhamnonate dehydratase, with amino-acid sequence MPVVNLPKIKHVRAFTVRGGGADYHDQGAGHWIDDHIATPMARYPEYRQSRQSFGINVLGTLVVELEADDGTIGFAVTTGGEPAAFIVEKHLSRFLVGRSPADYEKIWDQMYFSTQYYGRKGLVVNAISGVDLALWDLLGKLRQEPVYHMLGGAVRDELQFYATGARPDIAKELGFIGGKLPLHHGPAEGIEGLHKNIADLAEMRSRCGDDFWLMLDCWMSLDIDYATRLAHRAWDECGLKWIEEALSPDDYWGYAQLKKNAPKGLLVTTGEHEATRWGFRMLMDMECCDIIQPDVGWCGGVTELMKIGAYADSKGVMMVPHGSSVYSYHFVITRHNSPFAEFLMMHPGPTEVVPMFAPQLLGEPVPVRGKIRASELDKPGFGVELNRDIALHRPYPN; translated from the coding sequence ATGCCAGTGGTGAACCTGCCCAAGATCAAGCATGTCCGCGCTTTCACCGTCCGCGGCGGCGGCGCCGATTACCACGACCAGGGCGCCGGCCACTGGATCGACGATCACATCGCGACGCCGATGGCGCGCTACCCGGAATATCGCCAGTCACGGCAGAGTTTCGGCATCAACGTCCTCGGCACGCTCGTCGTGGAACTCGAGGCCGATGACGGCACGATCGGCTTTGCCGTCACCACCGGCGGCGAACCGGCGGCCTTCATCGTCGAAAAGCACCTCAGCCGCTTCCTCGTGGGTCGCAGCCCGGCGGACTATGAGAAGATCTGGGACCAGATGTATTTCTCGACCCAATATTATGGCCGCAAGGGCCTCGTCGTGAACGCCATCTCCGGGGTCGACCTGGCGCTGTGGGATCTGCTCGGCAAGCTGCGGCAGGAGCCGGTCTATCACATGCTCGGCGGCGCGGTGCGCGACGAACTCCAATTCTATGCCACCGGCGCCCGCCCCGACATTGCCAAGGAGCTGGGCTTCATCGGCGGCAAGCTGCCGCTCCACCATGGCCCGGCCGAAGGCATCGAGGGACTGCACAAGAACATCGCCGACCTTGCCGAGATGCGGTCGCGCTGCGGGGATGATTTCTGGCTGATGCTCGATTGCTGGATGAGCCTCGACATCGACTATGCCACCCGGCTTGCACACCGGGCCTGGGACGAATGCGGCCTGAAATGGATCGAGGAAGCGCTGAGCCCCGACGATTACTGGGGGTATGCGCAGCTGAAGAAGAACGCGCCCAAGGGCCTGCTCGTCACCACCGGCGAACATGAAGCGACGCGCTGGGGCTTTCGCATGCTGATGGACATGGAATGCTGCGACATCATCCAGCCCGATGTGGGCTGGTGCGGCGGCGTCACCGAGCTGATGAAGATCGGGGCTTATGCCGACAGCAAGGGCGTGATGATGGTCCCGCACGGGTCCTCGGTCTACAGCTATCATTTCGTCATCACCCGGCACAATTCGCCCTTTGCCGAATTCCTGATGATGCATCCGGGACCCACCGAAGTCGTGCCGATGTTCGCGCCGCAACTGCTAGGCGAGCCCGTCCCGGTGCGCGGCAAGATCCGCGCGTCCGAACTCGACAAGCCCGGCTTCGGTGTCGAACTCAACCGCGACATCGCTCTCCACCGTCCCTATCCGAACTGA
- a CDS encoding SDR family NAD(P)-dependent oxidoreductase encodes MSEVFTGRFAGQVAVVTGGAAGIGRATAERLAAEGALVSVWDISETALGECAFAAQTSRVDQSDEAQVVAAAAAVMARFGRLDILVVSAGITGPNATVETYPSDAWQQVMAVNVNGTFFCNKAVIPHMKANGYGRIVNVASVAGKEGNPNASAYSASKAAVIGLTKSLGKELAQTNITVNAVTPAAVKTAIFDQMTQTHIDFMLSKIPIGRFGTVDENAAMICFLASTEASFSTGAVFDTSGGRATY; translated from the coding sequence ATGAGCGAGGTCTTCACCGGCCGGTTCGCGGGCCAGGTGGCTGTCGTCACCGGCGGCGCTGCAGGCATCGGCCGCGCCACCGCGGAACGCCTCGCCGCCGAAGGCGCGCTGGTCAGCGTCTGGGATATTTCGGAAACGGCGCTCGGCGAATGCGCCTTCGCAGCCCAGACCAGCCGGGTCGATCAATCCGACGAAGCGCAGGTTGTCGCCGCCGCGGCCGCGGTGATGGCCAGGTTCGGCCGGCTGGACATTCTGGTCGTCTCGGCGGGCATCACCGGCCCCAACGCGACCGTGGAAACCTATCCGTCGGACGCCTGGCAGCAGGTGATGGCGGTGAACGTCAACGGCACCTTCTTCTGCAACAAGGCGGTCATTCCGCACATGAAAGCCAATGGCTATGGCCGCATCGTCAATGTGGCCTCGGTCGCGGGCAAGGAGGGCAACCCCAATGCGTCGGCCTATTCCGCATCCAAGGCCGCGGTGATCGGGCTGACGAAATCGCTCGGCAAGGAACTTGCGCAGACCAACATCACGGTCAACGCCGTCACGCCGGCCGCGGTCAAGACCGCGATCTTCGACCAGATGACGCAGACGCACATCGACTTCATGCTGTCGAAAATCCCGATCGGCCGCTTCGGCACCGTCGACGAAAATGCCGCGATGATCTGCTTCCTCGCCAGCACGGAAGCGAGTTTTTCGACAGGCGCGGTCTTCGATACGTCAGGCGGGCGCGCGACCTACTGA